The segment CCTTATCAACCAACAAGGCAAGGGGTATAACAACATTACATGTCCAATTTTGTTTAATACTTATTTTTCTTAACACTTTAGTTTTCTATTATAAAATATGTCTGAAGCTTGTCATTTTTCAACGCATTATGCAACTATCAATCAAAACCTGCCAACATTCCAATTGTTAgtcatttttattctttttgtctgttgatcatatctatcatgtaaatattaggACCTCATTGGAAATAGCTAATTTAAGCTGTTAATGGGTTATCCATAggttattatatatcatcatatgcCGTGTCATTCATACATTTACTTATTCTTTAACTGCTATAATTGCATAATGCTAAAGATTATGCCAgtttttaatttgttattttgaaattataattatgatattctgtgatattttacacCTGAATACGATGAAAATTAAGGCACCTCCTGTCTACCGACAACACCCGCCTGGCgtcctatatcttcatcaggtaaacggagttatttgtagtcaaaatcagtgtgtaaagaagggactaacaattggtatgagaCACGTCAGACAATATTTGACGCAATGGCATGTTGTAGATAGATTATCTGGAATGATAGCATACAGAGAGGTGTCATCCGCAAGCAGCCTTATATCATTACGTAGATTCTCAGCACTATCATTAATATACATTAGATATAAGAAAGGGTCGATGAGATAGCTTTGGTATACTCCTGTTCTTGTTGTTTCACTAAGGGAAGAAAACCCATCACGTTTTGTTTTCTGTCTGTAAGATATTGTTCAACACACTGAACAACAGTAGTAGAGATTCCATAAGCATATAGCCTTTATGCCACAATCTATCAAAAGCTTTTGAAATGTCGCAAAATGAATCTTACCTTTACCTTTATCTAAATTTGAAACAATTATATTGCATATATCTACTAGCAGTTGAATCACCAGACTAATACTTAAATAAGATGTTTTTATCAATGACGAAATTGTGATGGCGGTTAAAGAGAATTAATTCCATGAGGTTTCGTGTTATACTTGTTATGGAGCTAGATCAATAGTTAAATGCATCTTGGGAATTGCTCTTATTCTCATACACTGTAGTTCTTATAGCTAATTTCCATatctttggaattttttttatttgagtaGATTGAATAACTTAACTAGTGGTATTTCAATTGACGATGCTATTGGTTTTGATAATTCAGGAGATGTTACACCAAGTCCAGGTGGCTTAGTAGCATCTATTGTACATGGAATTAAATGGAACGCCCGCTTTCTGATCAGGCGGTCGTGAATTCAAAACCCGATCGTGCTATTAAATCTAAGACGTAacaataggtagtgattgctccttccgGTCATttggatatgattttaaaagcaAAGATCACATATCGCGGCAGGCAAGCCTCATTGCAATTGCCCCGACCACTAAACATCGATCCACAGTGGCACATCACATACAGTTGGTGACGTCCGAATATGAGTAAAACATTATCGAAGGGACgcaaaacaacaaacaacaacatCAAAATCTCTTTTATTCAACCATGCAACCTCGCACCATCAGTCTGAATGTACACATATATCGTTGTGTCAAGTCGATCGTTATAAGTGCAACATTGCTACCCCCATATGATAAAACCACTAATACTGATATGCCTCACGGGTATTTACTGGTAGTACAGATACAGAGGCATAAAGGTTAAAAAATCATCAACACTTTTACATTAGCGGGGGAAATGCCACTTCGGGTATGAATGATTCCTCGTTGCAggtatgaatatttcatttaatttaaaaCTACTGCTAAGAGCATTTAATGAAAACGTTACGATGTTTACAACGGGAACGTAACCACAAAAAATAACGTGGCTCATCTATGGCATCAGGGCTTAGATATATACTCAATTGGGTTGTCACGGAGGCCAAAAATATCTTACAAAGTGTCATACCCGTGAATAAACAAACGGTCCGCTTCATTCAAATTCATCGTCAAGACTTGAGTATCATAGCCTATAAAATGTTTCATTATAAAACAAGGAGGAACTGGATTCTTAGGGGGAATAATCATTCGACATTTCTTTATGAGTGTTGTGGtaagaagataaaaaaaaaaaccatggatATTATCTACTCCTTTCTTAAagctaacaccccccccccaaaaaaaaaaaacaccaaggAAAGTTCTAAAGAAAGTTACAAAACTGATCAGAAAAGTAGATGTCTTAAAACCAGTATTCTGATGAAGACTCGTCCTCTGTTGTGTAGGATCATATTTTGTCTGCGGGTTATACATACGTTTGAATCCCTTAAAACATCATATCAAATATGATCCTACAAAAAAAGGACGGACATTGTTCAAACATGACTCATACGAAAAAAATGTGAATCCCGATTAGGACCTCAATAACATCTCTGACAAACCTTATCCATCCCTCATTATTCACCGAACATATTGCTCCAATTTCTGCTTTTCAAAGACCTGTGATATCGTGTACAATATATGAAAAGGGGGCTGTTCCCCTTTCACTCAGAAACGACGAATTACTTCTAAGAAACACATTATGAAGCACATAGTATATCTTCAACCTGTGAAAAAGACCTTTATTCATCCAGCAGAAAAGAGGATTGGTCATCTGTTTACTGTAAACGGTATCATTTCCACAGGGTCATATTACcgcaaatttgaattttctctgGTCCGTGACTACGACATTCTGCAGAATTTTGTATATCtaaatttgtaaaatatgttgCACATATACtgggttttttgtgtgtgtgccTCTAGTTAATTGTGACCACTATGTTGCACAATAACCAATCGTAACGTTAAAAGAATGCATCTTAAGTGCTATTACAGTTAGTTACAATATTCTTCACTGTGAACAATAATTATCGTTATAAAAAAAATGCTGATACCTATTATTATTCTTCAATTTATTACGTAGATATCGACTTGTATACACAAACGACGGGATATGATCGCTAATCGACACACCTCCTGAGACGCTGGtataacagtctgttggaatccccatggtcacgaattgtactcctttgttagctgacctgcttttatattcatataaaacagaatttattcaaaaagttctacgtgagaagaaataCCTCTTGCTGTGggcttcaatttgacatttagatatatcaacgatgttttatctattaacaatgataattttcatccatatgtcaattcgatatatccctgacaactcgaaataaaagacacctcagagtcgtccacttctgcttcatgcttagatatttcattcaaattagatattaatgacaaactaaCAACAACACTTTATGACtcacgggatgatttcagcttctccatcgtcaacttcccatattcatagagcaatattctattatcacctgcatatggtgttcatatctctcaactgattcgatacgcaagaacttgttctacttatggtcagtttttaaatcgacacaggctactgacaaacaagttgattctTCAGGGGTTCCAAAATATCGTTTAATGTCAgcctttcgcaaattctatggtcgttataacgatctagtttgccaatacaacctatcattgggtcaaatgctgtctgacgtgtttcataccgattgttaggccgctgctgacacactaattttgacatcggataattccgtttaactaatcaagatatagggctcctggcgggcgtgaccggtcgacaggggatgcttactcctcctagatgcctgatcccacctctggtatatccagtggtccgtgtttgcccaactctctattttgtattacttataggagttatgaaattgatcactgttcgttatcttcactattAATACACCTTCATGGTGTAGAAGTTTATGATTATAGTGATTGATAGATACATCCTGTTTCTAATGACCCAAATAATTGATATTTAacaaacattgaaatatttttcggCATTTGAACTACATTGCAGAGAACAAAATATGATGTAACATCACATCGGTAAGTGTTTCCTCTACTCTAgtttagaaaataaaaagaatcgaaaataaaacattaaaggTTTAAGTCACATCGATATCGTGTTTCTCGTATatggatttttgtttttatttcaggtgGACAAACGATAACATTATGTTCCAATCCTGTTAAACAAAGTTCATGCTTAATAACATGCAGTACACCAGATACTACGCAAGATGTTACATTTTTCCGGGGGCCTTCATTACAAGGAGGTTGCATTTATACAAGAGGACCCCCAATTTGTCCTCCGGATATATCTCAGAAAGGAACCGTTACTATATTCACCATTTCATCACTGTCCAAACCTGCAAATGAAGGAGACTGGACGTGCAAATATGGAGCCCAGACTTCAACAGCTGAGACTCTGACAGTATATAGTAAGGATTATATATTTAgtccatcaaattgataaattatAGGTTTAAACGTTTAATATACGGCCCTTCAGTGTCTTTCATTTGTCATTgatattttcaactttttctcAGAAAATGTTTGACCAAGTAACACCAAACTGGTGTAACTTCAGTGGTGGTAGGGATATGGGACCTCTCCCATCTTATTATTACTATTCTGATATAGGATTAACACACTTATATCCATTAAATATAATTCAACTGTGAAAGTTGTCGTCTCTGATATGTACTAGTGAAAATAACGTATCCGGGATCATAAGAAGAAGGAAGGCAAGCTGTTCATTTCCCGTCGCCCGCCTCACATGGTTTAAACTTCgcatgtttttcttttattcaaaGCAAGCCAACACATTCCATATGCATAGATCAATAAATTTGTtcgatacaggggtttcaacagtctcgattgaagtaagtatttcgcaaattctatggtggttataacgatctagttcgtcaatacaacctatcattgggtcaaatgctgtctgacgtgttgcATATCGATTGTGAagccgttcttggaacactaattttgactgcggataactctgtttacctgattaggatatagggctcgcggcgggtgtgaccggtcaacagggggtgcttactcctcctagacacctgatcccacctctggtgtctccaggggtccgtgtttgcccaactatatattttgtattgcttgtaggagttatgagattgatcactgttcattacctTCACCTAACATTCATCTTTATTTCCCTGCTTCcgttatgttttttaaaaacttgccAATATCTAAATAATCGATCAAATCACTCACAATCAGGGCCAACTTCGTTGCTGTGCATCAGCTGGCTCGGAAGTGTAGGAACGATAATGTTCCTAATGACAATTATGCACACAATAATGATCAAAGCATACGAAAGGTATTGAAACGGGTAAAACGTATTTTTCCTTCCCGATGGTAGGAAAAATAGTCTGCAAGAAGGAAATTAATGCATGGTAACTTTCTCATTTATTCTTAAACATTTATAGGTAAATgacaaatatttgaagtaacagAAGTTTAACAAAAGGATGCCTAATCCTCATAGGCACATGACCCCACCTTTGcaatatccaggggtctgtgtttgtccaactctatcTTTTGTACTCTTTATAAGATTGATGAGAATCAAGGGGGAGGGAGTGCCCCACATATTTTTAGTAAGACCATTATTTGTTAATAACACAAATCAAATATAGATTGAGTGAGAGCCCCATAACTATTTTCAACAGTACTAGTGAAGGAGAAGAATGTAAACTTTACATGTCTAATATGATAGTAAAATACTCCAACATCGAACCCTACGAAATAAGAAAGTCTGTCGAGGCCGTCCAACTAGAAGACTCCACCCACCTACCCAGCCTCCCCACCTACGAGAAAGTGactatgaatttttaaaaatttagattttGCTTGTCAGGATTTCTGAGAAAGTCAACTATCCAATTTTTCTTCCACCCCTCTCCcaaactttgaaaaacgatgactgtctgtatatcaatatgaaaaggtgaaaataacgaacagtgatcaatctcataaatcctataaggaatacaaaatagatagttgaacAAACACGTACTCCTGGATATATCAGCCGttgaatcaggtgcctagaaggattCAGCATCCGCTGTTGACCGTCACACCCGACGTGACCAATAGGatttgataaggtaaacgggaTAATCCGTAGGCAAAATTAGTgggccaaaaacggcctaacaatatgtatgaaacaagtccgAGAGCATTTGTCCCAATGATAGGATGTATTCATGAATCATATCGCAacaatagaatttgtgaaatgttgactttaaacgagacacTATCATccacttatttgtcagtagcctgacaCGATTTAAAAATTCTTCATATACAcaataagctcttgcgtattgaatcatttgagagacataACATAATATGAAGGTGTAATGTAATGGGCAGGAATGAATCATAAAGTTTTCATGGGGAAAAGAAAAATGACTTGATAGTCACtaaatcattgacttttcaACCACTGTTATCACTATATAACAATTACACAAGAGGTCTTTGTTTTGTCCACATCTGATTCTTATTTAATCGTattttactctgttccattgagaggtttacacacgttatttgaagaagctatggctagtctgtACTTGGATTTTtgaacacctgaatatagactaaactctatgattatggatgttgcccatCACAGGCTCTGTAAACCAGCACGAACCATGGATAATATCATTGctatcgttgggtcaaatgctgtcagacgtgtttcataccgattgttaagccgttcttggcacattgattttgactgcggataactcgtTTACCTGAGCAGAATATAGGgatcatggcaggtgtgaccggtcaacaggggatgcttactccttctaggcacctgatcccacctctggtgtgtccaggggtccgtgtttacccaactatttatttgtattgcttataggagttatgagattgatcactgttcgttatctttaccttgcattTAATCTATCGTTTAATGATCCAAGTTTCTTGATGGGCTTGGATCCaacaatttaaacaaattacattgttttattatacactcaaataaatatgttcttTCCGATTAGCTCAGATCCAACAACCGAGGAAAAAATACAAAAGGATGCTCACCAGTATGCGAAATGGAATAAGAATGAATTTCGAATTATTAGATCATGCAATCGTATGACATTCCAGAGGTCAGTACTACGATTCAGCTATCCTGGAGATAGTTAAATCATTCGATGTTCTGAGGAATTGCcattgattgttttattatataattgaaTGATTCAAAACATCGAAACCGCTAAATTAGACCTCACGACACGATACCTTgtcatatttatttacaactaGAGTGCAAAATCCAAAAAGCGATAAGGGTCATGTAGATTTGTACAATGTACCAATGCATTTAGGGTTCTGTAGCATCGAGATATATCAGTAACTAGAGTGTTACAGACGAAGCCGAGAGAAATGGGCTTGCTCTAGGGGggaatgaaatgttgtaacacctatatatatatatatatatatatatatatatatatatatatatgtgtgtgtgtgtgtgtgtgtgtgtgtgtgtgtgtgtgtgtgtgtaataagGTAGACATCGTTAAACATtcatacaaattatatgaatttttcaaatttatgtcGTCTCTAATTTCTTTTCAGCTGAGCCATCAGTAACAACCTTCATAAACGGATCAAGCACAACACCAGTACCATGGACAGCATTCAAGATAGTAAACATATCAGCAAGAAGTTACTGTTTTTTCCCATCAGTCAACTCAGCAAATCTTCAATACAGCGTTGGGGTTAgtaatttttgaatatttttttaaccttcatattcataatatttttacaaaaaacaaacaataatataCACATACGTATAAACGcgtacatatacacacatacatgtacatacagacatgaatatatatacatgtacacatatacatatatacacacacatacgtgGAAGATTATTT is part of the Ostrea edulis chromosome 2, xbOstEdul1.1, whole genome shotgun sequence genome and harbors:
- the LOC125667173 gene encoding uncharacterized protein LOC125667173 isoform X2; its protein translation is MCNGVGPYVAFITSMIFCCLETGGQTITLCSNPVKQSSCLITCSTPDTTQDVTFFRGPSLQGGCIYTRGPPICPPDISQKGTVTIFTISSLSKPANEGDWTCKYGAQTSTAETLTVYTEPSVTTFINGSSTTPVPWTAFKIVNISARSYCFFPSVNSANLQYSVGIFGSLQLLTTISVVGIQGSSVGCDVYEFDLQANATVDIESSTYAELSGKSNVYFQITFTSNLGTQYSTDFRLGPYDFEASSVDQFLVG
- the LOC125667173 gene encoding uncharacterized protein LOC125667173 isoform X1 yields the protein MCNGVGPYVAFITSMIFCCLETGGQTITLCSNPVKQSSCLITCSTPDTTQDVTFFRGPSLQGGCIYTRGPPICPPDISQKGTVTIFTISSLSKPANEGDWTCKYGAQTSTAETLTVYTEPSVTTFINGSSTTPVPWTAFKIVNISARSYCFFPSVNSANLQYSVGIFGSLQLLTTISVVGIQGSSVGCDVYEFDLQANATVDIESSTYAELSGKSNVYFQITFTSNLGTQYSTDFRLGPYDFEGLFSTTPSPFFQRIRRKWRLIISISTGRLIRCLQRYRV